In a single window of the Subtercola sp. PAMC28395 genome:
- a CDS encoding aminotransferase class III-fold pyridoxal phosphate-dependent enzyme, which yields MVSSPFTVSQERKLVTELPGPKSRELHARRLKTVSRGAGTLVDIYMDHGSGAILVDVDGNQIIDLGCGIGVTTIGHAHPAVAAAAAAQANKLTHTLFTVTPYENYLRVAEKLAEITPGDFEKRSILVNSGAEAVENAVKIARKFTGRRAIATLDHAFHGRTNLTMAMTYRPWPERAGMGPFPGEIYSVPTSYPFRDPEGMTGVEAAERTIDYINTHIGATELAAFFVEPIQGDGGIVIPAPGFFETMSAFCTENGIVFVSDEIQAGIARTGAWYAIEHSGVVPDLVTSAKGIAGGFPLAAVTGRAEIMDAVQPGGIGGTFGGNPVSTAAALAVFETIESDGLIAEAQRVERAFFARIGDWAERFSVVGEVRGKGAMIGVELVLPGTRKPNPEALTAIIKHATTNGVIVLDAGSWDSVLRFLPSVVISEELIDDAATVIEEVLTLLENA from the coding sequence ATGGTTTCTTCTCCCTTCACCGTCTCCCAGGAGCGCAAGCTCGTCACTGAGCTGCCCGGCCCGAAATCGAGAGAACTGCACGCGCGTCGACTCAAGACGGTGTCGCGCGGTGCGGGCACCCTCGTCGACATCTACATGGACCATGGTTCAGGCGCGATCCTGGTCGACGTCGATGGCAACCAGATCATCGACCTGGGCTGCGGGATCGGCGTGACGACCATCGGGCACGCGCATCCGGCCGTTGCGGCCGCTGCGGCTGCCCAGGCCAACAAGCTCACCCACACCCTGTTCACCGTGACGCCGTACGAGAACTACCTTCGAGTCGCAGAGAAGCTCGCTGAGATCACGCCCGGCGACTTCGAGAAGCGGTCGATTCTCGTGAACTCGGGCGCAGAAGCGGTCGAGAACGCCGTCAAGATCGCTCGCAAGTTCACCGGCCGACGCGCCATCGCGACCCTCGACCACGCTTTTCACGGCCGCACGAACCTGACGATGGCGATGACCTACCGCCCTTGGCCCGAGCGCGCGGGCATGGGGCCGTTCCCCGGTGAGATCTACAGTGTTCCGACCAGCTACCCCTTCCGCGACCCCGAGGGCATGACGGGTGTCGAAGCCGCCGAGCGCACCATCGACTACATCAATACCCACATCGGGGCGACGGAGCTCGCCGCGTTCTTCGTCGAACCGATCCAGGGCGACGGCGGCATCGTCATTCCCGCCCCCGGTTTCTTCGAGACGATGAGCGCGTTCTGCACAGAGAACGGCATCGTCTTCGTCTCTGACGAGATCCAGGCCGGTATCGCCAGAACCGGTGCCTGGTACGCCATCGAGCACAGCGGAGTGGTGCCCGACCTGGTCACGAGCGCCAAGGGCATCGCCGGCGGCTTTCCGCTAGCGGCGGTGACCGGTCGAGCAGAGATCATGGATGCTGTGCAGCCCGGTGGCATCGGTGGCACCTTCGGTGGCAACCCCGTGTCGACGGCCGCAGCGCTCGCTGTGTTCGAGACGATCGAGTCCGACGGGCTGATTGCCGAGGCGCAACGTGTCGAGCGTGCCTTCTTCGCGCGGATCGGCGATTGGGCCGAACGCTTCAGCGTCGTCGGCGAGGTTCGCGGAAAGGGCGCGATGATCGGGGTCGAACTGGTTCTCCCCGGTACCAGAAAACCCAATCCAGAGGCACTGACAGCGATAATCAAACACGCCACCACGAACGGAGTCATCGTTCTCGACGCAGGCAGCTGGGACAGCGTGCTGCGGTTCCTGCCGAGCGTGGTGATCAGTGAAGAGCTCATCGACGATGCAGCCACGGTGATCGAAGAAGTGCTCACTCTCCTCGAGAACGCCTGA
- a CDS encoding DedA family protein — translation MFSEVVVSGAAVLAGINPINPESIISGAGPWALVVVCAIVFAETGLLIGFVLPGDTLLFFTGLLTYTGVISAPLWLVLLAVSVSAVLGDQLGYFIGYRTGPRIFERKDTGLFSKKNVARTQQFFDKYGGAAVILARFVAVVRTFAPVAAGVGKMHYLRFLAFNAIGAVAWAFSVILLGYLLGHVPGVADFVTQYIDVVIVGIVVISLGTVLVQVLRSRRKQGES, via the coding sequence GTGTTTTCTGAAGTGGTGGTGAGCGGCGCGGCCGTTCTGGCCGGTATCAACCCGATCAACCCCGAGTCGATCATCTCGGGTGCAGGCCCGTGGGCCCTCGTCGTTGTCTGTGCCATCGTGTTCGCAGAGACGGGCCTGCTGATCGGCTTCGTACTGCCCGGCGACACCCTGCTGTTCTTCACCGGACTGCTGACCTACACCGGCGTGATCTCTGCACCGCTGTGGCTCGTGCTGCTGGCCGTCTCTGTGTCGGCCGTGCTGGGCGACCAGCTGGGGTACTTCATCGGCTATCGGACGGGCCCGCGAATATTCGAGCGAAAAGACACGGGGCTCTTCAGTAAGAAGAACGTGGCCAGAACGCAGCAGTTCTTCGACAAGTACGGCGGAGCCGCCGTGATTCTCGCGCGGTTCGTCGCTGTGGTGCGCACTTTCGCTCCTGTCGCAGCCGGTGTGGGCAAGATGCACTACCTGAGGTTTCTCGCCTTCAACGCGATCGGTGCAGTCGCCTGGGCGTTCAGCGTGATTCTGCTCGGCTACCTTCTGGGCCACGTACCCGGCGTCGCCGACTTCGTCACGCAGTACATCGACGTGGTCATCGTCGGAATCGTCGTGATCTCGCTCGGTACTGTGCTGGTGCAGGTGCTGCGGTCACGGCGCAAGCAGGGCGAATCCTGA
- a CDS encoding cell wall metabolism sensor histidine kinase WalK, translated as MTEASGPVVRRAPRILRRLSIRARLTVGALIIAGVFFAGTAFAVHQQVEAILTNSSILLLQNDSSLFEEQITDGKDADLDRPGQGQLVAVIDPTGTVRLSTFPAELEPMLSSLASAGTAPQNVHTTAADYLVLAHTVTAPNGQWKVVAARNEGASRLSLDSLTRALTVGLIVLTLLFGLGSWVLASAALRPVSAMRRTAEELRAADRLVSAGSGSHKAELLPVGPAHDELSELATTLNALIEQLRASADREKQLVSDASHELRTPLAILQAQLELAHLSAGDPDALLSEIESAELTVKRLSQLAAGLLELTHIEAAQQHDSTPVTEMADEIVDAVARAALLSGDSGVAVTSSTAGNIVGTMGRVGLSPHNFGRVIDNLVTNAVAASTRPGSEQTGERSVEVLLSLPTDARLRLEVRDDGPGMAPEFVHLALDRFAREDSSRAARGRSSGAGLGLSIVAALVSSAGGTVSITNRLPRGLSVVVELPVAEELS; from the coding sequence GTGACAGAGGCCTCCGGCCCCGTCGTTCGCAGGGCCCCCCGGATTCTTCGCCGACTCTCGATTCGCGCCAGGCTCACGGTCGGCGCGCTGATCATCGCCGGCGTGTTCTTCGCAGGAACAGCCTTCGCCGTTCACCAGCAGGTCGAAGCGATTCTCACCAACTCCTCGATTCTGCTCCTGCAGAATGACTCCTCCCTGTTCGAAGAACAGATCACCGATGGCAAAGACGCTGACCTCGACCGCCCGGGCCAGGGCCAGCTGGTCGCCGTGATCGACCCGACAGGAACCGTGCGCCTGTCGACGTTCCCCGCTGAACTCGAGCCGATGCTCAGTTCGCTGGCCTCCGCGGGCACGGCCCCTCAGAACGTGCACACCACTGCCGCCGACTATCTCGTGCTCGCCCACACGGTGACTGCGCCCAACGGCCAGTGGAAGGTTGTCGCCGCCCGTAACGAGGGCGCATCCCGGCTCTCGCTCGACTCGCTGACCCGCGCGCTCACGGTCGGCCTCATTGTGCTCACCCTGCTCTTCGGTCTCGGATCGTGGGTCCTGGCTTCGGCGGCTCTCAGGCCGGTCTCTGCGATGCGGCGAACCGCAGAGGAGCTGAGAGCGGCTGATCGCCTGGTATCGGCCGGCTCCGGCTCCCACAAGGCCGAACTTTTGCCGGTCGGGCCCGCTCACGATGAGCTCTCTGAACTGGCGACCACCCTCAATGCGCTGATCGAGCAGCTTCGAGCATCGGCAGACCGTGAAAAACAGCTGGTCTCCGACGCAAGCCATGAACTGCGTACACCCCTGGCGATCCTCCAGGCCCAGCTCGAACTCGCCCACCTCAGTGCTGGAGACCCGGATGCCCTGCTCAGCGAGATCGAATCCGCCGAGCTCACTGTCAAACGCCTCTCGCAGCTCGCCGCAGGTCTCCTCGAACTGACTCACATCGAAGCGGCACAGCAGCACGATTCGACGCCGGTCACCGAGATGGCCGACGAGATCGTCGATGCAGTTGCCCGGGCCGCGCTGCTCTCTGGCGATTCTGGAGTCGCCGTGACCTCGTCGACTGCGGGGAACATCGTCGGCACCATGGGCAGGGTGGGGCTGTCGCCGCACAACTTCGGCCGCGTCATCGACAACCTGGTGACCAACGCCGTTGCAGCGTCAACCCGGCCGGGCTCCGAGCAAACAGGGGAACGGTCGGTCGAGGTGCTGCTGAGTCTCCCGACCGACGCGAGACTGAGGCTCGAAGTGCGCGACGACGGCCCCGGGATGGCGCCGGAGTTCGTGCACCTGGCGCTTGATCGGTTCGCCAGGGAAGACAGCTCGCGCGCCGCCCGTGGGCGATCATCCGGTGCTGGTCTCGGCCTGTCGATCGTGGCAGCACTCGTGTCGTCTGCAGGAGGGACTGTTAGCATAACGAACCGACTGCCGCGGGGGCTCAGCGTGGTCGTGGAACTGCCCGTTGCAGAAGAGCTGTCGTAA
- a CDS encoding response regulator transcription factor: MRLLVVEDEEEMGRLIARGLEAEGYEVDVTDNGVDALIKAGSVSYVAALVDVMLPGMSGFEFCRHLRSQASTLPILLLTARDAVDDRVRGLDAGADDYLTKPFAFAELTARIRALVRRETATPKLSVRVGQLVIDNQTRRAVIAGTSLALSPKEFELLRLLALRQGQVLTRAEILTEVWGKSENIDANVVDQYVSYLRRKIDPLGSGISIITRRGIGYGLGVDELAGSV, translated from the coding sequence GTGCGACTGCTGGTTGTCGAAGACGAAGAAGAGATGGGCCGTTTGATCGCCCGGGGGCTCGAGGCGGAGGGCTACGAGGTCGACGTCACGGACAACGGCGTTGATGCTCTCATCAAGGCGGGATCGGTGTCGTACGTCGCCGCACTCGTCGACGTCATGCTGCCGGGAATGTCGGGCTTCGAGTTCTGCCGGCATCTGCGCTCGCAGGCGAGCACCCTGCCGATTCTGCTGCTGACGGCACGGGATGCTGTGGACGACCGCGTACGGGGCCTCGACGCCGGTGCCGATGACTACCTCACGAAGCCGTTTGCCTTCGCCGAACTGACGGCGCGCATCCGTGCGCTCGTGAGGCGTGAAACGGCAACACCGAAGCTCTCTGTGAGGGTGGGGCAGCTCGTCATCGACAACCAGACGCGCCGGGCCGTGATCGCAGGCACGAGCCTTGCCCTCAGTCCGAAGGAATTCGAACTGCTGAGGCTGCTGGCACTGCGACAGGGCCAGGTGCTCACCCGGGCGGAGATTCTCACCGAGGTCTGGGGCAAGAGCGAGAACATCGATGCCAACGTCGTCGATCAGTACGTGAGCTACCTGCGACGCAAGATCGACCCGCTGGGTTCGGGTATCTCGATCATCACGCGGCGGGGAATCGGTTACGGGCTCGGCGTCGACGAGCTGGCAGGCAGCGTGTGA
- a CDS encoding tryptophan-rich sensory protein, whose amino-acid sequence MSSPTLRDTVRQSVVVSSAVIAVVGAFVGSGAAGGTPIAEAAGGALGADSTLVAPAGGAFAIWSVIYLGLVAYAFWQLLPAQKTDARQRALGYPIAVTLILNAAWILSVQAGYLALSALVIVMLLASLCYAFAMTLRSRPRTVIETIVLDGTVGLYLGWVSIATAANLTAWLQQAGFTGWGLPAEVWGVAVVAVAGLVGVLLAVYGRGRLAPMFSLTWGIVWVAVCRLTGTLPSTPVAIAALVAAAVVIIATIVARLRARSAGLPRR is encoded by the coding sequence ATGAGTTCACCGACACTGAGAGACACCGTGCGCCAGAGTGTCGTCGTTTCCAGCGCAGTCATCGCCGTCGTGGGTGCCTTCGTGGGCTCGGGGGCAGCAGGGGGAACCCCCATCGCCGAAGCCGCTGGAGGAGCACTCGGCGCGGACTCCACGCTCGTCGCCCCCGCCGGAGGGGCGTTCGCCATCTGGAGCGTCATCTACCTCGGCCTGGTCGCGTACGCGTTCTGGCAACTTCTTCCCGCCCAGAAGACGGATGCTCGGCAGCGGGCTCTCGGCTACCCCATTGCTGTGACGCTCATTCTGAACGCTGCCTGGATCCTGAGCGTGCAGGCGGGCTACCTGGCTCTCAGCGCGCTGGTGATCGTGATGCTTCTCGCCTCACTCTGTTACGCCTTCGCCATGACACTGCGTTCCCGTCCCCGAACAGTCATCGAGACGATCGTTCTCGACGGCACTGTCGGCCTCTACCTCGGATGGGTGAGCATCGCGACCGCAGCCAATCTGACCGCTTGGCTGCAGCAGGCGGGATTCACCGGGTGGGGACTGCCTGCTGAGGTGTGGGGAGTGGCCGTCGTCGCGGTTGCCGGCCTGGTGGGCGTGCTGCTCGCTGTCTACGGCAGAGGGAGGCTTGCCCCGATGTTCTCGCTCACCTGGGGAATCGTCTGGGTGGCGGTGTGCCGGCTCACCGGAACCCTTCCCTCCACGCCTGTAGCGATAGCCGCCCTTGTAGCGGCTGCCGTCGTCATCATCGCAACCATCGTGGCTCGACTCCGGGCGAGATCGGCTGGGCTGCCCCGTCGCTGA
- a CDS encoding MFS transporter: MAQTARARWAGLVFISIGVSLIIVDSTIVNVAIPSIISDLGITSTQVQWVQESYTLVFAALLLVFGTLADRYGRRRLLILGVAIFAIASIFAAAAQTGELLIAARVVQGVGGAMVLPTTLSLINANFRGRERALAFAIWGSTIGGMTAVGPLLGGWLTTYFSWRWAFGINIPLGIIVIVGVLVFVRESRDEGSTRRVDVVGAVLSVVASATLVFGLIEGRTYGWWLTNHAPVIGNYTWPYALSPIPMVFAISVVSGVLFVVWGRRRQRAGKSTMLAFDLFAIPSFRNGNIAAMIVSLGEFGIILSLPLWLQNVLGYDALQTGFIILALAIGSFVASGFAGAFGNKVSPVTIVRIGLVAEIIGVASIGFVISSTTPWGLLVPFLFVYGFGVGLATAQLTGVVLRDVPVEQSGQGSGTQSTARQIGSALGIAILGTVLFTATGAALDSQLSDQGVPEAQRTALVSSVVDSAGSSISALAASPETAAVAEAAKVAFSDGTKYAAFTAAGFLAIGFLATLSLGGAPRTSPKRTPERIESDDSEPSEEEPRRAL, encoded by the coding sequence ATTGCCCAGACTGCTCGCGCCCGCTGGGCCGGGCTGGTCTTCATCAGCATCGGCGTCTCGCTCATCATCGTCGACTCGACCATCGTCAATGTCGCCATCCCCTCGATCATCTCGGACCTCGGCATCACGTCTACGCAGGTTCAGTGGGTCCAGGAGTCGTACACCCTCGTCTTTGCGGCCCTTCTGCTGGTCTTCGGCACGCTCGCCGACCGGTACGGCCGCCGTCGCCTGCTGATCCTCGGTGTGGCCATCTTCGCCATCGCATCCATCTTCGCCGCGGCAGCACAGACAGGTGAACTCCTCATCGCGGCGCGGGTCGTTCAGGGTGTCGGTGGCGCCATGGTGCTGCCCACGACACTCTCCCTCATCAACGCCAACTTCCGGGGTAGAGAACGCGCCCTGGCCTTCGCCATCTGGGGTTCGACGATCGGTGGAATGACTGCGGTCGGCCCGCTGCTCGGTGGCTGGCTCACCACCTACTTCTCGTGGCGCTGGGCCTTCGGAATCAACATTCCCCTCGGCATCATCGTGATCGTGGGCGTGCTCGTCTTCGTGCGCGAATCGCGTGACGAAGGCTCGACTCGTCGGGTGGATGTCGTTGGCGCTGTTCTGTCTGTGGTTGCGAGTGCCACGCTGGTCTTCGGTCTGATCGAAGGCCGCACCTATGGTTGGTGGCTCACCAACCATGCGCCCGTGATCGGAAATTACACCTGGCCGTATGCACTGTCGCCGATCCCGATGGTGTTCGCGATCTCCGTGGTCTCCGGCGTGTTGTTCGTGGTCTGGGGCCGTCGTCGGCAGCGTGCCGGCAAGAGCACGATGCTCGCCTTCGACCTGTTCGCGATCCCCTCCTTCCGCAACGGCAACATCGCGGCGATGATCGTCTCACTCGGCGAATTCGGCATCATTCTGTCGCTGCCCCTCTGGCTGCAGAACGTGCTGGGGTACGACGCCCTGCAAACAGGTTTCATCATTCTGGCGCTGGCCATCGGCTCGTTCGTCGCCAGCGGGTTCGCCGGCGCATTCGGCAACAAGGTCTCCCCCGTCACGATCGTGCGGATCGGGCTCGTGGCCGAGATCATCGGTGTCGCCAGCATCGGCTTCGTGATCTCCTCCACGACTCCGTGGGGCCTGCTGGTGCCCTTCCTCTTCGTCTACGGGTTCGGCGTGGGCCTCGCCACCGCACAGCTCACCGGTGTCGTGCTCCGCGATGTTCCCGTCGAGCAGAGCGGGCAAGGCTCCGGTACCCAGTCCACCGCCCGCCAGATCGGGTCTGCGCTCGGTATCGCCATTCTCGGCACGGTGTTGTTCACCGCGACGGGCGCCGCTCTCGATTCCCAGCTGAGCGACCAGGGCGTGCCGGAGGCCCAGCGAACCGCCCTCGTGTCGAGCGTGGTCGACAGTGCGGGTTCGTCGATCAGCGCGCTTGCCGCCTCACCGGAGACGGCGGCAGTGGCAGAAGCCGCCAAGGTGGCTTTCAGCGACGGCACGAAGTACGCCGCGTTCACTGCAGCGGGATTCCTTGCCATCGGCTTTCTTGCGACCCTGTCGCTGGGCGGAGCCCCCCGAACGTCGCCGAAGCGTACGCCAGAGCGAATCGAGAGTGACGATTCCGAGCCCAGCGAAGAGGAACCCCGCCGCGCGCTCTGA
- a CDS encoding EamA family transporter: MTSPSGRGRASAILIIGAAVCFGTTGTAQALGAPAASAVSLGAARIVFGGALLALFALFAARSGARSRPGSTAQLQARTSLLARLHAVRPVEWMLVAVGAVGVAAYQPTFFTGTSQNGVAVGTLVALGSAPVITGLLEWLVRRRAPGMRWALATAIAALGVATLSGAFALLFGSGASTPSTITALGIVASLGAGVSYALYALSSKALLDLGWTPAATMGTTFGAAAVIMTPVLLGSDLAWLATPSGGLTAAWLAVVTTALAYTLFARGLRGVPASQASTLTLVEPLTATVLGLVVLHEQFTVSIAAGLVLLAAGLAVLALSPQPRVRASPSR, encoded by the coding sequence GTGACGTCACCATCGGGCAGAGGCCGGGCATCCGCCATTCTGATCATCGGTGCGGCCGTCTGTTTCGGAACAACGGGCACGGCGCAGGCCCTCGGAGCCCCGGCAGCCAGCGCAGTCTCGCTCGGGGCAGCCCGCATCGTCTTCGGGGGCGCCCTGCTCGCCCTGTTCGCACTGTTCGCCGCACGATCAGGTGCTCGCTCTCGACCAGGCTCCACCGCCCAGCTTCAGGCTCGTACCAGCCTTCTCGCGCGCCTGCACGCCGTGCGCCCAGTCGAATGGATGCTCGTGGCCGTCGGTGCCGTCGGGGTCGCCGCCTACCAGCCCACGTTCTTCACCGGTACGAGCCAGAACGGCGTCGCGGTGGGCACTCTGGTCGCCCTCGGCTCGGCACCCGTGATCACGGGCCTGCTCGAATGGCTCGTGCGTCGGCGTGCGCCCGGGATGCGATGGGCCCTAGCGACGGCCATCGCGGCGCTTGGCGTCGCCACCCTCTCGGGAGCCTTCGCTCTGCTCTTCGGGTCGGGCGCCTCGACCCCCAGCACCATCACCGCGCTCGGCATTGTCGCGTCGCTCGGCGCGGGTGTCTCCTACGCGCTCTATGCCCTGAGCAGCAAGGCCCTGCTCGACCTCGGTTGGACCCCGGCGGCCACGATGGGCACGACCTTCGGAGCTGCCGCGGTCATCATGACGCCGGTGCTGCTCGGTTCGGACCTCGCGTGGCTGGCGACGCCGAGCGGCGGCCTGACCGCAGCATGGCTGGCCGTGGTCACAACCGCCCTCGCGTACACGCTCTTCGCCAGGGGGCTCCGGGGCGTGCCCGCATCCCAGGCATCGACCCTCACACTCGTCGAACCCCTCACCGCCACCGTGCTCGGGCTGGTCGTGTTGCACGAGCAGTTCACGGTGTCGATCGCGGCCGGCCTGGTTCTGCTCGCTGCAGGCCTCGCCGTTCTCGCGCTGTCACCCCAGCCGAGAGTCAGGGCCAGCCCGTCACGGTGA
- the pip gene encoding prolyl aminopeptidase codes for MRQMYPEIEPDEIGFLPVGDGQELYWETSGNPAGKPVVFLHGGPGGGTSPAHRRLFDPERYRIVLFDQRGCGLSLPHASESSAHLAANTTWHLVSDIEKLRTHLGIDKWQVFGGSWGSTLALAYAETHPDRVSELVLRGIFTLRKAELDWFYEGGARMIVPDLWQKFLEPVAHAERHHLIRAYHELLADPDPGIHGPAAVAWSTWEASTITLLPREELIRRFAEPAYALAFARIENHYFVNEGWLDEGQLIANAGVLRQIPGAIVQGRYDLCTPAVTAWDLHEAWPEASFTMVPDAGHAFDEPGILDALIEATDRFAESP; via the coding sequence ATGCGACAGATGTATCCCGAAATCGAACCAGACGAGATCGGCTTCCTGCCGGTCGGTGACGGCCAGGAGCTCTACTGGGAGACATCGGGAAACCCAGCTGGCAAACCGGTGGTCTTCCTGCACGGTGGGCCGGGTGGGGGCACCAGCCCCGCGCACCGGCGCCTGTTCGACCCCGAACGGTATCGCATCGTTCTCTTCGACCAGCGCGGCTGCGGCCTGAGCCTGCCGCATGCCAGCGAGTCCTCCGCCCACCTCGCTGCCAACACCACCTGGCACCTCGTGAGCGACATCGAGAAGCTACGCACGCACCTCGGCATCGACAAGTGGCAGGTCTTCGGCGGCTCGTGGGGGAGCACACTGGCCCTTGCCTACGCCGAGACCCACCCCGACCGGGTGAGCGAGCTGGTGCTTCGCGGCATCTTCACCCTGCGCAAGGCCGAACTCGACTGGTTCTACGAAGGCGGGGCACGGATGATCGTTCCCGACCTCTGGCAGAAGTTCCTCGAGCCCGTTGCCCACGCCGAACGGCACCACCTCATTCGCGCCTACCACGAGCTTCTGGCAGACCCCGACCCGGGCATCCATGGCCCCGCGGCCGTCGCGTGGTCGACCTGGGAGGCGTCGACCATCACCCTGTTGCCGCGTGAAGAGCTCATCAGGCGTTTTGCAGAGCCCGCCTATGCCCTGGCGTTCGCCCGGATCGAGAACCACTACTTCGTCAATGAGGGGTGGCTCGACGAAGGCCAGCTGATCGCGAATGCAGGGGTGCTCCGGCAGATTCCGGGAGCGATCGTGCAGGGTAGGTATGACCTCTGCACCCCAGCGGTGACAGCCTGGGACCTGCATGAGGCCTGGCCCGAAGCATCGTTCACCATGGTGCCCGACGCGGGCCACGCCTTTGACGAGCCGGGTATTCTCGACGCGCTGATCGAGGCGACGGATCGCTTCGCCGAATCACCGTGA
- a CDS encoding response regulator transcription factor → MMASDARPVIRIVLVDDQPLLRLGFRLVLDAEPGFEVVGEAEDGASGIAVAAELLPDIILMDVRMPGMNGIEATKVLVRDVPSSRILILTTFDLDEYAFSALRAGASGFLLKDARPAELVAAIRAVAAGDAVVSPRVTKQLLDLFGSKLPVADSDAGSPAEMPKGREPTAVLRGSTAGTTVSSGVGAGDERPVTAVADELRLGTLTDREREVLLAIAGGLTNIEIAARLTVSESTVKSHVGRVLAKLEARDRVQAVILAYEFGLTSDSSAPHNP, encoded by the coding sequence ATGATGGCGAGCGACGCGCGCCCGGTCATCCGGATCGTGCTGGTCGATGACCAGCCACTGCTTCGCCTCGGGTTTCGGCTCGTGCTCGATGCCGAACCGGGTTTCGAGGTGGTGGGCGAGGCCGAAGATGGCGCGTCGGGGATCGCCGTTGCTGCTGAGCTGCTACCGGACATCATCCTGATGGATGTGCGGATGCCCGGGATGAACGGCATCGAGGCAACCAAGGTACTCGTGCGTGATGTCCCGTCGAGCAGGATTCTCATTCTGACGACGTTCGATCTCGACGAGTACGCGTTCTCTGCGCTGCGCGCCGGAGCGAGCGGGTTCCTGTTGAAGGATGCGCGCCCGGCCGAGCTCGTCGCCGCGATACGGGCGGTCGCCGCGGGCGATGCTGTCGTCTCACCGCGTGTCACGAAGCAGCTGCTCGACCTGTTCGGCTCGAAGCTGCCCGTCGCAGACAGTGACGCTGGCTCGCCGGCCGAGATGCCCAAGGGTCGAGAGCCAACAGCAGTGCTGCGGGGCTCCACCGCTGGCACCACTGTGAGTTCAGGAGTCGGGGCTGGCGACGAGCGCCCGGTCACGGCTGTTGCCGATGAGCTGCGCCTCGGCACACTCACCGACAGGGAGCGGGAGGTGTTGCTGGCGATCGCCGGTGGTCTCACCAACATCGAGATCGCGGCACGACTGACGGTCTCCGAGTCTACGGTGAAGTCGCACGTGGGTCGGGTCCTGGCCAAGCTCGAGGCACGGGACCGCGTACAGGCCGTCATTCTCGCCTACGAATTCGGATTGACCAGCGATTCGTCCGCGCCTCATAACCCGTGA
- a CDS encoding sensor histidine kinase has protein sequence MSPTGRSSASVSAEQDLKLPKPPGVFRLFFGRHMWIVDWAVVVVFALPAAVYLPIRLSGATGDAPGTVVGILAIVGTATVAVALLFRRTHPLVLVAVVAVSFFLVLPSFPGLGQSAPLFALYAAALYASVRAAWVSFGVLILCLAAVSLVAHNGDLGEAIAVSLVFGFLMLVAVLVGINVGNRKRYVEALLDRAAQLARERDQQALLAAVTERARIAREMHDIVAHSLTVMVALADGAGLTVGNDPDRAQEIMHQVAETGRQALADMRVVLGVLADPRPSTVAAALKPQPGHDDLEALVQSYRGAGMVVHFTVSGAPPRDPGLQLTVFRIVQEALTNCLRYASDPKHVVVELDYGTSELVVSVADEGQGTASNGSAKGSLAGATTVIGSGQGLVGMRERVTAYEGSLETGPTTAGGWRVRATLPVRPPGAPGGEHAVV, from the coding sequence GTGAGTCCCACCGGGCGCTCTTCGGCGTCCGTGTCGGCGGAGCAGGATCTGAAGCTGCCCAAACCTCCTGGGGTCTTCCGGCTCTTCTTCGGCAGGCACATGTGGATCGTGGACTGGGCAGTCGTCGTCGTCTTCGCCCTGCCCGCTGCGGTCTATCTCCCGATCAGACTCTCTGGCGCGACCGGTGATGCGCCTGGCACGGTCGTCGGGATTCTGGCCATCGTCGGCACGGCGACCGTCGCCGTTGCTTTGCTGTTCCGGCGTACTCACCCCCTGGTGCTCGTCGCCGTTGTCGCCGTTTCATTCTTTCTGGTGCTGCCGTCCTTTCCCGGCCTCGGCCAGTCGGCGCCGCTGTTCGCCCTCTATGCGGCCGCCCTCTACGCTTCGGTGCGCGCGGCCTGGGTGTCATTCGGTGTTCTCATCCTCTGCCTGGCTGCCGTCAGCCTTGTCGCCCACAATGGTGATCTCGGGGAGGCGATCGCCGTCTCGCTGGTCTTCGGCTTTCTGATGCTCGTGGCCGTTCTTGTCGGCATCAATGTGGGCAATCGCAAGCGCTATGTGGAGGCGCTGCTCGACCGAGCGGCACAGCTCGCCCGCGAGCGTGACCAACAGGCACTCCTGGCAGCTGTGACGGAGCGGGCCAGGATCGCCAGGGAGATGCACGACATCGTCGCACACAGCCTCACCGTGATGGTGGCACTCGCCGACGGCGCCGGTCTCACTGTGGGGAATGACCCCGACCGCGCCCAGGAGATCATGCACCAGGTGGCAGAGACGGGTCGCCAGGCACTCGCAGACATGCGCGTCGTTCTCGGAGTCCTCGCCGATCCGCGCCCCTCCACCGTGGCAGCGGCCCTCAAGCCCCAGCCGGGTCATGACGATCTCGAAGCCCTCGTGCAGTCGTATCGCGGCGCGGGAATGGTCGTTCACTTCACCGTGTCGGGGGCGCCCCCGCGAGATCCAGGGTTACAGCTCACCGTGTTCCGCATCGTCCAGGAGGCACTGACGAACTGTCTGCGTTATGCCTCCGACCCGAAACACGTGGTTGTGGAGCTGGACTACGGCACTTCCGAACTCGTGGTGTCTGTCGCCGACGAAGGCCAGGGCACAGCATCGAACGGCAGCGCGAAAGGTTCGCTCGCCGGTGCCACCACCGTCATCGGATCCGGCCAGGGACTCGTCGGCATGCGTGAACGGGTGACCGCATACGAGGGTTCCCTCGAGACCGGCCCGACAACGGCAGGCGGCTGGCGAGTGCGAGCCACCCTACCCGTGCGGCCTCCGGGAGCACCGGGCGGCGAACACGCCGTAGTGTGA